The following are from one region of the Equus przewalskii isolate Varuska chromosome 21, EquPr2, whole genome shotgun sequence genome:
- the FLRT3 gene encoding leucine-rich repeat transmembrane protein FLRT3, with protein sequence MISPAWSIFLIWTKIGLFLQVAPLSVMAKSCPSVCRCDAGFIYCNDRFLTSIPTGIPEDATTLYLQNNQINNAGIPSDLKNLLKVERIYLYHNSLDEFPTNLPKYVKELHLQENNIRTITYDSLSKIPYLEELHLDDNSVSAVSIEEGAFRDSNYLRLLFLSRNHLSTIPWGLPRTIEELRLDDNRISTISSPSLQGLTSLKRLVLDGNLLNNHGLGDKVFFNLVNLTELSLVRNSLTAAPVNLPGTNLRKLYLQDNHINRVPPNAFSYLRQLYRLDMSNNNLSNLPQGIFDDLDNITQLILRNNPWYCGCKMKWVRDWLQSLPMKVNVRGLMCQAPEKVRGMAIKDLNAELFDCKDSAVVSTIQITTAIPNTVYPAQGQWPAPVTKQPDIKNPKLTKDQRTTGSPSRKTIIITVKSVTSDTIHISWKLVLPMTALRLSWLKLGHSPAFGSITETIVTGERSEYLVTALEPDSPYRVCMVPMETSNLYLFDETPVCIETETAPLRMYNPTTTLNREQEKEPYKNPNLPLAAIIGGAVALVTIALLALVCWYVHRNGSLFSRNCAYSKGRRRKDDYAEAGTKKDNSILEIRETSFQMLPISNEPISKEEFVIHTIFPPNGMNLYKNNHSESSSNRSYRDSGIPDSDHSHS encoded by the coding sequence ATGATCAGCCCAGCCTGGAGCATCTTCCTCATCTGGACTAAAATTGGTCTGTTCCTTCAGGTGGCGCCTTTATCAGTTATGGCTAAATCCTGTCCATCTGTGTGCCGCTGTGATGCAGGTTTCATTTACTGTAATGATCGCTTTCTGACATCCATTCCAACAGGAATACCAGAGGATGCTACAACTCTCTACCTTCAGAACAACCAAATAAATAATGCTGGGATTCCGTCAGATTTGAAAAACTTGCtgaaagtagaaagaatataCCTATACCACAACAGTTTAGATGAATTTCCTACCAACCTCCCGAAGTATGTAAAAGAGTTACATTTGCAAGAAAATAACATAAGGACTATCACTTATGATTCACTTTCAAAAATTCCCTATCTGGAAGAATTACATTTAGATGATAACTCCGTCTCTGCTGTTAGCATCGAAGAGGGGGCATTCCGAGACAGCAACTATCTCCGACTGCTTTTCCTATCCCGTAATCACCTTAGCACAATCCCCTGGGGTTTGCCCAGGACTATAGAAGAACTACGCCTTGATGATAATCGCATATCCACTATTTCATCACCATCTCTTCAAGGTCTCACTAGCCTAAAACGCCTCGTCTTGGATGGAAACCTTTTGAACAACCATGGTTTAGGTGATAAAGTTTTCTTTAACCTAGTAAACTTAACAGAACTGTCACTAGTGCGGAATTCTCTGACTGCTGCACCAGTAAACCTTCCAGGCACAAACCTAAGGAAGCTTTATCTTCAAGACAACCACATCAATCGGGTGCCCCCAAATGCCTTTTCTTATCTAAGGCAGCTGTATCGACTTGATATGTCCAATAATAACCTAAGTAATTTACCTCAGGGTATCTTTGATGATTTGGACAATATAACCCAACTGATTCTTCGCAACAATCCTTGGTACTGTGGGTGCAAGATGAAATGGGTACGTGACTGGTTACAGTCGCTACCTATGAAGGTTAATGTGCGTGGGCTCATGTGCCAAGCCCCAGAAAAAGTTCGGGGGATGGCTATCAAGGACCTCAATGCAGAACTGTTTGATTGTAAGGACAGTGCAGTTGTAAGCACCATTCAGATAACTACTGCAATACCCAACACAGTGTATCCTGCTCAAGGACAGTGGCCAGCTCCAGTGACCAAACAACCAGACATTAAGAACCCCAAGCTCACTAAAGATCAGCGAACCACAGGGAGTCCATcaagaaaaacaattataattaCTGTGAAATCTGTCACCTCTGACACAATTCATATCTCTTGGAAACTTGTCCTACCTATGACTGCTTTAAGACTCAGCTGGCTCAAACTGGGCCACAGCCCGGCATTTGGATCTATAACAGAAACAATCGTAACAGGGGAACGCAGTGAATACTTGGTCACAGCCCTGGAGCCTGATTCACCCTATCGAGTCTGCATGGTTCCCATGGAAACCAGTAACCTCTACCTATTTGATGAAACTCCTGTTTGTATTGAGACTGAAACTGCACCCCTTCGAATGTACAATCCTACAACTACCCTTAAtcgagagcaagagaaagaaccTTACAAAAACCCCAATTTACCGTTGGCTGCCATCATTGGTGGGGCTGTGGCCCTAGTGACCATTGCCCTTCTTGCTTTAGTGTGCTGGTATGTTCATAGGAATGGATCACTCTTCTCAAGGAACTGTGCATACAgcaaagggagaagaagaaaggatgacTATGCGGAAGCTGGCACTAAGAAGGACAATTCTATCCTGGAAATCAGGGAGACTTCTTTTCAGATGTTACCAATAAGCAATGAACCAATCTCAAAGGAGGAATTTGTAATACACACCATATTTCCTCCTAATGGAATGAATCTGTACAAAAATAACCACAGTGAAAGCAGTAGTAACCGAAGCTACAGAGACAGTGGTATTCCAGACTCAGATCACTCACATTCATGA